In Tetrapisispora phaffii CBS 4417 chromosome 6, complete genome, a single genomic region encodes these proteins:
- the MET8 gene encoding bifunctional precorrin-2 dehydrogenase/sirohydrochlorin ferrochelatase MET8 (similar to Saccharomyces cerevisiae MET8 (YBR213W); ancestral locus Anc_6.105) has protein sequence MVLSLQLAHRLNNKNVLLVGGGEVALTRVEKLVITGCKITLIANDIHEDILERYAPFCLDNDSKDIINPEWEKTHPTEVYRVIRTPFEDKHFHLYQNPDGSSVDSNWAMILTCIPDRAVSESIYLESKKLFGNQQLVNVADNPPYCDFYFGANLNIPATDLSTQGKESLLQLLISSNGASPRFTALIRDEIDEFLRQFDIEDSVLKLGELRKQIRLQSNKYVEEDNDDHLAVLKYRMQWIKKCTDIFGLQNCSRMNTEKLLTLYDKMYRDEKSTVFPDSDEMLREYAITGSK, from the coding sequence ATGGTATTATCATTACAATTGGCTCATAGATTGAATAATAAGAATGTTTTACTAGTGGGAGGTGGCGAAGTTGCATTGACAAGAGTTGAAAAATTAGTCATTACAGGATGTAAGATTACATTAATTGCGAACGATATACATGAGGATATACTGGAGAGGTATGCACCATTCTGTCTGGATAATGATTCTAAGGATATAATTAATCCTGAATGGGAAAAAACACATCCAACCGAAGTTTACCGTGTCATTAGGACTCCTTTTGAAGACAAACATTTTCATCTGTATCAAAATCCAGATGGGTCCAGTGTGGATAGTAACTGGGCAATGATCCTGACTTGTATCCCAGATAGGGCTGTAAGCGAATCCATATATTTAGAATCTAAAAAGCTATTTGGCAACCAGCAGTTGGTGAACGTTGCTGACAATCCACCATATTgtgatttttattttggtGCCAATTTAAATATCCCGGCCACGGACTTGTCAACTCAGGGCAAAGAATCGTTACTGCAactattaatttcatcaaacGGTGCTTCCCCAAGGTTCACTGCATTGATTAGAGATGAGATCGATGAATTTTTGAGACAATTCGATATTGAAGATAGTGTATTGAAATTAGGCGAATTGAGAAAACAGATCCGTTTgcaatcaaataaatacgtcgaagaagataatgatgatCATTTGGCTGTATTGAAATATAGAATGCAATGGATTAAAAAGTGCACAGATATTTTTGGATTGCAAAATTGTTCGAGAATGAATACGGAGAAATTACTTACGCTATATGATAAGATGTATAGAGATGAGAAGTCGACGGTATTCCCAGATTCGGATGAAATGTTACGCGAGTATGCTATTACTGGTTCCAAGTAG
- the SDS24 gene encoding Sds24p (similar to Saccharomyces cerevisiae SDS24 (YBR214W) and SDS23 (YGL056C); ancestral locus Anc_6.107) codes for MKAGKYMSGSANNSASNINAASSTQRHNSIMELLSTPPQLPHNPGSASSTVTGATLGSNTNTLNVNKSGHNHHFNKSRQSSNLNDGFSQSASNAAEDPMVLGRTESFSSADSISSLSITSSNNHFDMIDNNSDNNNTNSIYANITGNANNQANNANGPGSPGISLHLTNSNGYNSNSILAQDSSFSHVTSTINTYPQQQQQQQQQPLLAEQQPQSQPHQQQLHHDIEEYLSNVHHGELMENGDDRFPSHCISSVHAQKWQHIKLSQLIEQNKLITIEGSISIEEAFNTLVKYHLTSLPVEQFSGDMDCLSFDYNDLNSYLLLVLNKISVNNEKVTQDCQNGKPVPVGEIIKLTPKNPACRLPESENLSTVMGILGSGVHRVIITDNEITKMKGILSQRRLVKYLWDNARSFPSLEPLLNSSLKDLQIGVFNLSSKPTSDQSRVISIRGEEPLIMALYKMHTESISSIAVVDNQLNLIGNISVTDVKHVTRTSQYPLLHKTCRHFISIILNSRGLENGKDSFPIFHVYPTSSLARTLAKLVATKSHRLWIVQPPEQQLNESGSASTSTSNSTHSPIMTALDYSPSQTPNVSPTNLFEKEYRTGKLIGVVSLTDILSVLARKQTDNKEVDPQSARRQRGYYK; via the coding sequence ATGAAAGCTGGGAAATATATGAGTGGCAGCGCTAACAACAGTGCTTCCAACATCAATGCTGCTTCTTCCACACAAAGACACAATTCTATCATGGAACTGTTATCGACGCCTCCACAGTTGCCACACAACCCAGGGTCTGCTTCGTCAACAGTCACAGGTGCCACTCTGGGAAGCAACACAAACACtttaaatgtaaataaatcGGGCCATAATCACCATTTTAACAAGTCGCGTCAGTCATCGAACCTTAATGACGGCTTCTCTCAGTCTGCTAGTAATGCTGCCGAGGATCCAATGGTTTTAGGCAGAACAGAATCGTTCTCCTCTGCGGATTCAATCTCGTCGTTATCCATTACTTCCTCAAATAACCATTTCGACATGATCGATAACAATAGCGACAATAACAACACAAACTCGATTTACGCTAACATAACAGGCAACGCAAACAACCAGGCCAATAACGCAAACGGCCCTGGATCTCCAGGTATAAGTTTACACTTGACCAACTCAAACGGTTATAATAGTAATTCGATATTGGCTCAGGACTCCTCCTTTTCACACGTGACTTCTACTATTAACACCTATCcgcaacagcaacagcaacagcaacagcaaccATTACTCGCAGAACAACAACCACAGTCACAGCCACATCAGCAGCAATTACATCATGACATAGAGGAGTATTTGAGCAACGTACACCACGGCGAATTGATGGAAAACGGAGATGACCGGTTTCCTTCACATTGTATCTCTTCTGTACATGCACAAAAATGGCAGCACATCAAGTTGTCACAGCTTATcgaacaaaataaattgatcACTATCGAAGGCTCGATCTCAATCGAAGAGGCATTCAATACATTGGTTAAATACCATTTGACCTCACTACCAGTTGAACAGTTTAGTGGTGATATGGATTGCTTGAGTTTCGATTACAACGATTTGAACTCTTATCTATTACTGGTACTAAACAAAATTTCAGTTAACAATGAAAAAGTTACGCAAGACTGTCAAAATGGCAAACCAGTCCCAGTTGGTGAAATAATTAAACTAACTCCAAAAAATCCAGCATGCAGACTACCAGAAAGTGAAAATCTATCGACAGTTATGGGAATATTGGGTTCAGGTGTTCACAGAGTTATCATCACAGACAAtgaaataacaaaaatgaaagGTATTTTATCTCAAAGACGTTTGGTTAAATACTTGTGGGATAACGCTAGATCGTTTCCAAGTTTAGAACCATTGTTGAATTCATCTTTGAAAGATTTACAAATTGGTGTGTTCAATTTATCATCAAAACCAACTTCTGACCAATCTAGAGTCATCTCTATTCGTGGCGAAGAACCATTAATTATGGCATTGTATAAAATGCACACAGAAAGTATTTCATCAATTGCTGTTGTTGATAATCAACTGAATTTAATTGGTAATATATCAGTCACAGATGTTAAGCACGTTACGAGAACTTCTCAATATCCATTATTGCATAAAACTTGTAGGCATTTTATCTccattattttgaattcaaGAGGTTTAGAAAATGGTAAAGATTCATTCCCAATTTTCCATGTCTATCCAACTAGTTCTTTGGCCAGAACTTTAGCCAAGTTAGTGGCCACAAAGTCTCATAGATTATGGATAGTTCAACCACCTGAGCAACAATTAAACGAATCTGGTTCAGCATCTACTTCTACTTCAAACTCCACACACTCTCCAATTATGACAGCACTTGATTATTCTCCATCTCAAACTCCAAATGTTTCTCCaactaatttatttgaaaaagaatatagAACTGGTAAACTAATTGGTGTGGTTTCTTTAACGGATATTTTAAGTGTTTTAGCAAGAAAGCAAACGGATAATAAAGAGGTTGATCCACAGAGTGCGAGAAGACAAAGAGGTTATTACAAAtga
- the CMR1 gene encoding Cmr1p (similar to Saccharomyces cerevisiae YDL156W; ancestral locus Anc_7.333), producing MVELTEFQKKRQENIKRNNDLMKKLQLGGVASQIKRESGIDDEKALNAKKKRKAPSVAKRAASPKVSAMPTRRSRRLRGENVNGEGIPNVNDTQLLKMGLDNSSDSASMDKELLDDIKDTAVIGDVKLSDLIKDENEDNLIEKFKSFSNKNFSSGDFFEELKNRQTLERSPDLEQQQNDFDLKLYDVFQPNEIKIVYERIAATYFHPAIDQKLIVAGDTSGTVGLWKVRDEPLSESGEDQMVEPDITRVKLFTKNVGRIDCYATDSSKLLIASYDGSLRSIHLNGLESQEIMTLKNEYDEPLGISDFQFSYEDPNVLFFTTLSGEFATIDLRVKGIQESVTSNLRRLADKKIGSFSINPARPYEIATGSLDRTLKIWDIRKLVDKPEWSQYEDFPSHEVVSTYDSRLSVSGVSYSPTDGTLVCNGYDDTIRLFDTSSSSLPTDLQPKLTLKHNCQTGRWTSILKARFKSDQNVFAIANMKRAIDIYNSSGQQLAHLPTATVPAVLSWHPLQNWIAGGNSSGKIFLFTDSNIKEEDKS from the coding sequence ATGGTTGAACTTACtgaatttcaaaagaagCGTCAGGAAAACATTAAAAGGAACAATGACTTGATGAAGAAGTTGCAACTGGGTGGTGTTGCATCTCAAATTAAGAGGGAATCGGGTATTGATGACGAAAAGGCATTGAATGctaagaagaaaagaaaagcaCCAAGTGTCGCGAAAAGAGCAGCATCACCAAAAGTATCTGCCATGCCTACAAGAAGATCACGTAGGTTAAGAGGTGAAAATGTGAATGGTGAAGGTATCCCTAATGTCAATGATACtcaattgttgaaaatgGGTTTGGATAACAGTTCTGATAGTGCCTCTATGGACAAAGAATTGCTCgatgatattaaagataCAGCAGTAATTGGAGATGTTAAATTAAGTGATTTAATCAAggatgaaaatgaagataatttaatagaaaaatttaaatcattcTCTAATAAAAACTTCTCTTCTGGGgatttttttgaagaacTAAAAAATCGTCAAACATTAGAGAGATCACCAGACTTAGAGCAGCAGCAGaatgattttgatttgaaACTATACGATGTATTCCAACCAAATGAAATCAAGATAGTATATGAACGTATCGCAGCTACTTATTTCCACCCAGCTATAGACCAAAAGTTGATTGTTGCAGGTGATACTTCGGGTACCGTAGGTTTGTGGAAAGTAAGAGATGAACCTTTATCAGAATCAGGTGAGGACCAAATGGTCGAGCCAGATATTACGAGAGTTAAACTATTTACGAAGAATGTAGGTAGGATTGATTGTTACGCTACagattcttcaaaattattaattgctTCATATGATGGTTCCTTAAGATCAATTCATTTGAACGGTTTGGAAAGTCAAGAAATTATgactttaaaaaatgaatatgatGAACCATTAGGGATTAGTGACTTCCAATTCAGTTACGAAGATCCAAACGTGTTATTTTTTACAACACTTTCAGGTGAATTTGCTACCATTGATCTTCGGGTGAAAGGTATTCAAGAATCAGTAACTTCTAACTTACGTAGACTGGcagataaaaaaattggttcattttcaataaatccAGCAAGGCCTTACGAAATTGCCACTGGCTCTTTAGATCgaactttaaaaatttggGACATTAGAAAGCTGGTAGATAAGCCAGAATGGTCTCAATATGAAGATTTCCCAAGTCATGAAGTTGTTAGCACATATGATTCAAGATTAAGTGTTTCGGGTGTGTCATACTCCCCAACGGATGGAACATTAGTATGTAACGGCTACGATGATACAATTAGATTATTTGACACTAGTTCATCTTCATTACCAACTGACTTGCAGCCAAAGCTCACGCTAAAGCACAATTGTCAAACAGGAAGATGGACGAGTATACTGAAAGCAAGATTTAAAAGTGATCAAAATGTGTTTGCCATTGCTAACATGAAGCGTGCGATTGATATTTACAATAGTAGCGGTCAACAACTTGCTCATTTACCAACGGCTACAGTTCCGGCAGTATTAAGTTGGCATCCACTACAAAATTGGATTGCAGGAGGAAATTCAAGCGGTAAAATTTTCTTATTCACTGATtctaatattaaagaagaagataaaagCTAA
- the NGR1 gene encoding Ngr1p (similar to Saccharomyces cerevisiae NGR1 (YBR212W); ancestral locus Anc_6.104) produces the protein MQDTDNSDPILPLPPTSTIRTSVESPRTLWMGDLNPLFDELTITKIWKSLNLPVFVKLIKARKNLLISSSSTKSQHSTSNNSPESGLSNNEDNFDLDIQRININGVNFIDPNTVQLHHAGYCFVEFESQQDVIAALSLNKAVIPNIFSESINLYTNPNGRRTFRLNWASGATLQSLIPATPEYSLFIGDLSPLTTEADILSIFQKKYKSVKTVRVMTDPINGSSRGFGFIRFSDEDERKDALENMNGVMCHSRYFRLALATPRTNKFATSTNMTQVREDNDGRSNSVTNVHTSPYEQTTTNINISNKFIDKLDVNNFIPTSNNSLQQSAQNIDHVNLDNSNTTVFIGGLSTSTNEYELQVLFEPFGNILSVKIPIGKNCGFVKFKRKIEANAAIKGMQGFIINGNPIRLSWGKSNNNASTKLNHKHINIYNTSDSTGDTFNSSAHQQNYLQQQLHQQSNNSYIYNNPPDFNFSTQAKTYNNYASTKLFFRRSESIDDEQFQQHLQANYQFNQELHQQAPLLQQQLLDNTDSQVKNSNYNRNKHNLSYFTTNGHLNAYVSNVPNSEIRQFSNDFNLAESQYTKENHVNNIPETNPYQLSLNNNFNGNYS, from the coding sequence ATGCAAGACACCGATAATTCAGACCCTATTTTACCATTGCCCCCTACATCTACAATAAGAACGTCGGTCGAGTCACCAAGGACACTGTGGATGGGTGATTTAAATCCATTATTTGATGAGCttacaattacaaaaatttgGAAGTCATTGAATCTTCCAGTTTTCGTTAAACTAATTAAGGCTAGGAAAAACTTGTTAATTTCTAGCTCCTCTACAAAATCACAACATTCTACATCAAACAACTCTCCTGAGAGCGGactttcaaataatgaagataattttgatttagatattcaaagaatcaatatcaatggtgtaaattttattgatcCAAATACAGTACAATTGCACCATGCTGGTTACTGTTTCGTCGAATTTGAGTCGCAACAAGATGTAATAGCTGCATTATCGTTAAATAAAGCTGTGATACCAAACATATTCTCCGAATCAATTAACTTGTATACTAATCCAAATGGGAGAAGAACTTTTAGATTGAATTGGGCATCTGGTGCAACATTACAGAGTTTAATACCTGCGACGCCAGAATATTCATTGTTCATCGGTGATCTATCCCCATTGACTACAGAAGCTGACATTCTATCAATCTTTCAGAAAAAGTATAAATCGGTAAAGACAGTCAGAGTAATGACTGATCCAATTAACGGCAGTTCTAGAGGGTTCGGTTTTATAAGATTCagtgatgaagatgaaagaAAAGATGCACTAGAAAATATGAATGGTGTAATGTGTCATTCCAGATACTTTAGATTGGCATTGGCAACGCCCAGAACTAATAAATTCGCTACTTCTACCAATATGACACAAGTTAGGGAAGATAATGATGGGAGAAGTAACAGCGTCACAAATGTTCATACTTCCCCTTATGAACAGACGACTACTAATATTAACATCTCCaacaaatttattgataaacTTGATgtcaataattttattccaacttcaaataattctcTTCAGCAGTCAGCACAAAATATCGATCATGTGAATTTAGATAACAGTAATACAACAGTATTCATTGGAGGGTTATCTACATCAACCAATGAATATGAATTACAAGTACTATTCGAACCGTTTGGCAATATATTAAGTGTAAAAATTCCAATAGGTAAAAACTGTGGATTtgttaaattcaaaagaaaaatagaAGCAAATGCTGCTATCAAAGGAATGCAaggttttattattaacgGAAATCCAATAAGATTATCATGGGgaaaatctaataataatgcgAGCACTAAGCTTAATCATAAgcatattaatatatacaatacTTCAGACTCGACAGGGGACACCTTCAATTCCTCAGCTCatcaacaaaattatttacaacAGCAACTTCATCAGCAAAGTAACAATTCTTACATTTACAATAATCCCCcagattttaatttttctacaCAAGCCAAAACTTACAATAACTATGCATCGACCAAGTTATTTTTCCGTAGAAGTGAAAGCATTGACGATGAGCAATTTCAACAACATTTGCAAGCAAATTATCAATTCAATCAAGAATTACACCAACAAGCGCCTTTGCTGCAACAACAACTATTAGATAACACTGATTCACAAGTAAAAAATTCTAATTACAATAGGAATAAACATAATTTATCGTATTTTACTACGAATGGCCATCTAAATGCATATGTTTCGAATGTACCTAATTCTGAGATTAGACAATTCAGCAACGACTTCAATTTAGCGGAATCTCAATACACTAAAGAAAACcatgttaataatattccaGAAACTAATCCATATCAactttcattaaataacaaCTTCAATGGCAACTACAGTTAA
- the DMO2 gene encoding Dmo2p (similar to Saccharomyces cerevisiae YDL157C; ancestral locus Anc_7.334): MSSNILAVFNPPPARDMDKSEYQDCLPCQIMSSFFAIGFGSYLASGKPFKYGEKERKAGMSLADFDKRNPKWWRGTMRGLGGSLVVLGVIRGTEGWMWNKDKQYKKILNNDD; encoded by the coding sequence ATGTCGAGTAATATATTAGCTGTCTTCAATCCTCCACCAGCCAGAGATATGGATAAAAGTGAATACCAGGACTGTTTACCATGTCAAATAATGAGCTCCTTTTTTGCTATTGGGTTTGGTAGTTATTTAGCTTCTGGGAAGCCCTTTAAATACGGTGAGAAAGAACGTAAAGCTGGTATGAGTTTAGCTGACTTTGATAAAAGAAATCCAAAGTGGTGGAGAGGTACCATGCGTGGATTAGGAGGTTCTTTAGTAGTTCTAGGTGTTATCAGAGGTACAGAAGGGTGGATGTGGAATAAAGACAAGCAATATAAGAAAATActaaataatgatgattaA
- the STE7 gene encoding mitogen-activated protein kinase kinase STE7 (similar to Saccharomyces cerevisiae STE7 (YDL159W); ancestral locus Anc_7.335) encodes MHSRFQKNTLERRNAKQLMLSDEISTTDDNKNNIFKYGGSDLSLRRNFKKKLTLNQKGSENDSHSMDDGNHAGNDDNIDDREDENANENLLMEFSQTNNKLFSRGNPLHHSQDSLLKTTQIKDNCIQINNSNLHDYSKTTSEESLNYLLSTQRKSVISSSSTATSEMSPVSSMHSKLKGLTPDGEEAMFTEKDKNSLSCNTSYQIDPQNLVQLGKIGSGNSGTVTKALHVPNSTIIAKKVIPVEMNNEAVIKQIMRELTIMKSVKTHPNIVEFFGAFTNHHDNNELVILLEYMNCGSLDQIIKINKSMQVLDETQNNPHLGMVTWFNELSISVISYSVLTALDYLYSNYKIIHRDIKPSNVLINSQGQVKICDFGVSRKMVNSIVDTFVGTSTYMSPERIQGNVYSTKGDVWSLGLMIIELITGEFPLNNDGVDNSSPDGILDLLQRIVNEPSPKLPTASDKDQTTSAYSVEITDFVNRCCIKSEKERSPINELLCHDFIVKYNTNSNSTHHNINREFRRWCKDIKTEIKKHKQMRREEIERVKYEKKQLERSAEAALARR; translated from the coding sequence ATGCATTCAAGGTTTCAGAAAAATACATTGGAGAGACGTAATGCGAAACAGTTGATGTTATCGGATGAAATCTCAACTACTGATGATAATAAgaacaatatttttaaatatggaGGATCTGACTTATCTCTACGAAGGAACTTTAAAAAGAAACTGACTTTGAATCAGAAAGGTAGTGAAAATGATAGCCATTCAATGGATGATGGTAATCATGCTGGAAATGATGACAATATAGATGACAGAGAGGATGAAAATGCTAATGAAAACCTTTTAATGGAATTTAGtcaaacaaataataaattattctCTAGAGGTAATCCATTGCATCATTCGCAAGATTCTTTATTGAAAACTACTCAAATAAAGGACAATTGcatacaaataaataactCGAATTTACATGACTATTCTAAAACAACATCCGAAGAGAGTCTGAATTATCTGTTGAGCACTCAGAGGAAGAGTGTAATATCAAGCAGCAGTACGGCAACGAGTGAAATGTCACCGGTCTCTTCAATgcattcaaaattaaaaggtCTTACACCAGACGGTGAAGAAGCAATGTTCACTGAGAAAGATAAAAATTCTCTAAGTTGCAATACTTCTTATCAAATTGACCCACAAAATTTAGTTCAATTGGGTAAAATTGGTTCAGGTAATTCCGGAACTGTCACAAAGGCTCTTCATGTACCCAATTCGACAATTATCGCCAAAAAAGTGATTCCTGTAGAAATGAATAATGAAGCTGTCATAAAGCAAATCATGAGAGAGTTAACTATAATGAAAAGTGTTAAGACTCATCCAAATATTGTAGAATTTTTTGGTGCGTTTACCAACCAtcatgataataatgagtTAGTAATACTATTAGAGTATATGAACTGTGGGTCACTGgatcaaataataaaaattaataaaagcATGCAAGTATTAGATGAAACTCAAAACAATCCACATTTAGGCATGGTAACATGgttcaatgaattatctaTTTCAGTGATCTCGTACTCCGTATTAACAGCATTAGATTATCTATACTCtaattacaaaattattcaCAGGGATATTAAGCCTTCGAATGTGTTGATAAATAGTCAAGGTCAAGTTAAAATATGTGACTTTGGTGTCTCGCGTAAAATGGTGAACTCTATTGTTGATACATTTGTAGGTACATCCACATATATGTCACCAGAGAGAATACAAGGTAATGTTTACTCTACAAAAGGTGATGTGTGGTCGTTGGGTTTAATGATTATTGAACTAATAACAGGTGAATttcctttaaataatgacGGAGTTGACAATAGTTCGCCTGATGGTATATTGGATCTTTTACAAAGGATTGTTAATGAACCTTCTCCTAAACTGCCTACAGCAAGCGATAAAGATCAGACAACTTCAGCATATTCTGTTGAAATAACAGATTTTGTGAATAGGTGTTGCATAAAAAGTGAGAAGGAGAGATCCCCTATAAATGAACTTCTATGTCATGATTTCAtagtaaaatataatacCAATAGTAACTCAACGCATcataatataaatagagAATTCAGAAGGTGGTGTAAGGACATCAAGACGGAAATCAAAAAGCATAAACAGATGAGAAGAGAAGAGATTGAAAGAGTCAAAtatgaaaagaaacaacTGGAGAGATCTGCAGAAGCTGCATTGGCAAGAAGATga
- the TPHA0F02890 gene encoding WD40 repeat domain-containing protein (similar to Saccharomyces cerevisiae SEC13 (YLR208W); ancestral locus Anc_7.338), whose product MVSIANPHSDLIHDTALDYYGKRLATCSSDKTIKIFDIEGGNQRLVDTLFGHEGPVWRVEWAHPKFGNTLASCSYDGKVLIWKEENGKWSQIAVHSTHTASVNSVKWAPHEYGALLLAGSSDGKVSIIEFEENGSLTPIVIDAHSIGVNSVCWAPAVVEEQNKSLKQLRRFVTGGADNLVKVWKYESNSKTYSLEESLEGHSDWVRDVAWSPSLLSQSYIASVSQDRTCVIWTQVNNDGPWKKTLLKSEKFSDVLWRASWSLSGNVLAISGGDNKVTLWKQNLSGSWDSAGEVQQ is encoded by the coding sequence ATGGTTTCTATCGCTAACCCACATTCCGATTTAATACACGATACAGCATTAGATTATTATGGTAAACGTCTGGCAACTTGTTCATCAGATAAGACAATCAAGATTTTCGATATCGAAGGTGGAAATCAGAGATTAGTTGATACATTATTTGGTCATGAAGGTCCAGTATGGAGAGTTGAATGGGCTCATCCAAAATTTGGTAATACTTTAGCATCTTGTTCATACGATGGTAAAGTTTTAATCTGGAAAGAGGAAAATGGTAAATGGAGTCAAATCGCTGTTCATTCAACTCATACTGCATCTGTCAACTCAGTTAAGTGGGCCCCACATGAATACGGTGCTTTGTTGTTGGCAGGTTCTTCTGATGGTAAGGTTTCCATCATcgaatttgaagaaaatggATCTTTGACACCAATTGTCATTGATGCCCATTCGATTGGTGTTAATTCAGTATGCTGGGCTCCTGCAGTTGTAGAAGAACAAAACAAATCCCTGAAACAACTTCGCCGATTTGTCACAGGTGGGGCTGATAATTTAGTTAAGGTTTGGAAATACGAGTCCAATAGCAAAACGTACAGTTTAGAAGAATCATTAGAGGGCCATTCCGATTGGGTTAGGGATGTTGCTTGGTCTCCATCTTTGCTATCACAATCATACATTGCTTCTGTTTCTCAGGATCGTACTTGTGTGATCTGGACACaagtaaataatgatgGACCATGGAAGAAAACATTACTAAAATCAGAAAAATTTTCGGATGTCTTATGGAGAGCAAGTTGGTCTTTGTCAGGAAATGTTCTAGCAATTTCCGGTGGTGACAATAAAGTTACTTTATGGAAGCAGAATCTAAGTGGATCATGGGATTCAGCTGGTGAAGTTCAgcaataa
- the PNP1 gene encoding purine-nucleoside phosphorylase (similar to Saccharomyces cerevisiae PNP1 (YLR209C); ancestral locus Anc_7.337) — MDKFNIEDYREKIAKSAIFIKDQVEAHFGNTFQPRVLIICGSGLGGITNRVATYPVPLKVPYAVIPGFKVSTVFGHEGSLLFGEIEGTPVVVMSGRLHGYEGHTIYDTVFPIRALHEFSQIATMGSLSNLIVTNAAGATNPDYTVCDLMCIIDHINIPGLAGAMHPLKGPNMDEYGPRFLALSDAYDLDLRRLLFQKQKELNIERKIHEGTYTFVSGPTFESRAEVRMIKAMGGDAVGMSTVPEVIVARHCGWKVLAMSLITNECVSDPPASVFDIDAVPLDKSLATHAEVLLNGTKASGDVEALVQAVVSEL, encoded by the coding sequence ATGGATAAGtttaatattgaagattACAGAGAAAAGATCGCTAAGTCTgccatttttattaaagatCAGGTTGAAGCGCATTTTGGTAACACGTTCCAACCTAGGGTGTTGATCATATGTGGTTCGGGATTAGGAGGTATAACAAATAGAGTAGCAACATACCCTGTTCCTTTGAAGGTGCCATATGCAGTTATTCCAGGTTTCAAAGTAAGTACTGTGTTTGGTCATGAGGGGTCTCTATTGTTTGGCGAGATTGAAGGAACTCCAGTAGTTGTGATGAGTGGCAGGTTGCATGGTTATGAAGGGCATACTATTTATGACACCGTGTTTCCAATTAGAGCATTACATGAATTTTCTCAGATCGCTACAATGGGCTCGTTATCGAATTTAATTGTGACCAATGCTGCTGGCGCAACTAATCCTGACTATACAGTCTGCGATTTAATGTGTATCATTGACCATATAAATATCCCAGGTTTAGCTGGTGCTATGCATCCATTGAAAGGACCAAACATGGACGAGTACGGTCCAAGATTTTTGGCATTGAGTGATGCATACGACTTAGATCTAAGAAGATTACTATTTCAAAAgcaaaaagaattaaatatagaGAGAAAGATCCACGAAGGAACATACACTTTCGTTTCAGGCCCAACTTTTGAATCAAGAGCGGAAGTTCGTATGATTAAGGCAATGGGTGGCGATGCTGTCGGAATGAGTACCGTGCCAGAAGTCATCGTTGCAAGACATTGTGGGTGGAAAGTATTGGCAATGAGTTTAATCACTAATGAATGTGTCTCTGATCCTCCTGCTAGtgtttttgatattgatgcCGTTCCACTGGATAAAAGTTTGGCAACACATGCTGAGGTTCTATTAAATGGTACCAAAGCATCTGGGGATGTAGAAGCTTTAGTTCAAGCTGTTGTTTCAGAATTATAG